In a single window of the Agrobacterium vitis genome:
- the tnpC gene encoding IS66 family transposase: protein MSQPIDLSLFPDLPPEVVKAFAAMQFELSVERAARQHEQAVVAEKDAFITELKELIEKLEGQVHDYRRTKFGPKSEKLDPAQMELALEDLETAIAETQARIAAVEKKIEASADDPEKAGNSGEVGDPDKAVSRKERKARALPEHLPRVERVIEPDSIVCPCGCGNMVRIGEDRTERLDRIPARYEVIVTIRPKYACPKGRTGVVQARAPAHLLEGSWPTEALLAEIAVSKHSEHMPLNRQAEVMARHGVPIDRTVLADWMGRTGSEIAPVVDHMAKRLLWESTRLYVDETTAPVLDPGRGKTKTGYLWAVLRDDRGWNGSAPSGVVFHYRPGRKGEYAAEILDGFNGTIQVDAYGGYSHLATSDRIGGAPLKLAFCWAHGRRKLIKATPKSGSPIVDEALVRIAALYKIEDSIRGSDPEHRRAVRQDLSLPLVEEFFTWLAAQAARVSRKSDLGKALAYMLTRQDGFRLFLDDGHVDIDSNLVENAIRRPAMNRRNALFAGHDEGGRNWARFASLIGTCKMNGVEPYAYLCDLFTRLANGHLVKDIDALMPWAYATRIKASQ, encoded by the coding sequence ATGTCGCAACCTATTGATCTCAGCCTGTTTCCGGACCTTCCGCCAGAGGTAGTCAAAGCCTTTGCGGCGATGCAGTTCGAACTGTCGGTCGAGCGTGCGGCACGCCAGCATGAGCAGGCGGTCGTTGCCGAAAAGGACGCGTTCATCACTGAGCTGAAGGAACTGATCGAGAAGCTTGAGGGGCAGGTTCACGACTACAGGCGCACGAAGTTCGGGCCAAAATCGGAAAAGCTCGATCCGGCGCAGATGGAACTGGCACTGGAAGACCTTGAAACGGCGATTGCCGAAACACAGGCGCGGATCGCCGCCGTCGAGAAGAAGATCGAAGCCAGCGCAGATGATCCCGAAAAGGCTGGCAATTCTGGAGAGGTTGGCGATCCGGACAAGGCCGTTTCTCGCAAGGAGCGCAAGGCCCGTGCACTGCCCGAACACCTGCCGCGGGTCGAGCGCGTGATCGAGCCCGATAGCATCGTTTGTCCCTGCGGTTGCGGCAACATGGTCCGGATCGGCGAGGACCGGACGGAACGGCTCGACCGGATCCCGGCGCGCTACGAGGTGATCGTCACGATCCGCCCGAAATACGCATGCCCCAAGGGTCGAACCGGCGTCGTCCAGGCCAGAGCGCCGGCGCATCTTCTGGAAGGGAGCTGGCCGACGGAGGCCCTTCTGGCGGAGATTGCCGTCTCCAAGCATTCCGAACACATGCCCCTCAACCGTCAGGCCGAGGTCATGGCGCGACACGGCGTGCCAATCGACCGCACGGTGCTGGCCGATTGGATGGGGCGCACGGGTAGCGAAATCGCACCGGTGGTCGACCACATGGCCAAACGGCTGCTGTGGGAAAGCACGCGCCTCTATGTCGACGAAACGACCGCCCCGGTGCTGGATCCTGGGCGAGGCAAGACAAAGACCGGCTATCTCTGGGCCGTGCTGCGTGACGACCGCGGCTGGAATGGTTCTGCTCCGTCAGGTGTGGTGTTCCATTATCGGCCCGGGCGTAAAGGAGAATATGCCGCTGAGATCCTTGACGGGTTCAACGGCACAATCCAAGTGGATGCCTACGGCGGTTACTCTCATCTCGCTACGTCCGATCGTATCGGCGGCGCTCCGCTGAAGTTGGCTTTCTGTTGGGCACACGGGCGCAGAAAGCTGATCAAGGCCACGCCAAAGAGCGGATCGCCCATCGTCGACGAGGCGTTGGTGCGGATCGCCGCGCTCTACAAGATCGAAGACAGTATCCGAGGCTCAGACCCCGAACATCGCCGGGCAGTTCGACAGGACCTGTCCCTCCCGCTGGTGGAGGAGTTCTTCACCTGGCTGGCAGCCCAGGCCGCGCGCGTCTCACGCAAATCTGACCTCGGAAAAGCCCTGGCCTATATGCTGACGCGACAGGACGGATTCCGGCTGTTCCTGGACGATGGCCATGTCGATATCGACTCCAACCTGGTGGAAAACGCGATCCGCCGCCCGGCCATGAACCGCCGCAATGCGCTCTTTGCGGGGCACGATGAAGGGGGCCGCAATTGGGCTCGGTTTGCCAGTCTTATCGGCACTTGCAAAATGAACGGCGTTGAACCTTACGCCTATCTTTGCGACCTCTTCACCCGCCTCGCAAACGGCCACCTCGTGAAAGACATCGATGCCCTGATGCCTTGGGCCTATGCCACCCGCATCAAGGCCTCACAATGA